In Pseudomonas fluorescens, one genomic interval encodes:
- a CDS encoding DUF3299 domain-containing protein produces MPRAVLALLLLVALPVWAAAPKDLTWSEMIPPDAAPEVPNMTPLHDMSKMSDALSAESAPAAKQDMPNAPVVQSLDGQNIRLPGYIVPLEVNEEGRTTDFLLVPYFGACIHVPPPPSNQIVHVKSELGVKLDELYQPYWVEGPLQVKASTSELADAGYQMAADKIYVYELPE; encoded by the coding sequence ATGCCCCGCGCCGTACTCGCGCTGCTGTTGCTGGTTGCCCTGCCCGTGTGGGCAGCGGCGCCGAAAGACCTGACCTGGTCGGAGATGATCCCGCCGGACGCCGCGCCGGAAGTGCCGAACATGACGCCGTTGCACGACATGTCGAAGATGAGTGACGCGCTGTCCGCCGAGTCGGCGCCGGCGGCGAAACAGGACATGCCCAACGCGCCGGTGGTGCAGAGTCTCGACGGGCAGAACATCCGCCTGCCGGGCTACATCGTGCCGCTGGAAGTCAACGAAGAGGGGCGCACCACCGATTTCCTGCTGGTGCCGTACTTCGGCGCCTGCATCCATGTGCCGCCACCGCCGTCGAACCAGATCGTGCATGTGAAAAGCGAGTTGGGCGTGAAGCTCGACGAGCTGTATCAGCCGTACTGGGTCGAGGGACCGTTGCAGGTCAAGGCTTCCACCAGCGAACTGGCCGATGCCGGGTATCAGATGGCGGCGGACAAGATTTATGTGTATGAGCTGCCGGAGTGA
- a CDS encoding NAD-dependent epimerase/dehydratase family protein has product MAEGPVLITGGAGFIGSHLTDALLATGHSVRILDDLSTGKRGNLPLDNPKVELIVGDVADAALVAQVMQGCSAVAHLAAVASVQASVDDPVKTHQSNFIGTLNVCEAMRQAGVKRVLYASSAAVYGNNGEGESIDEETPKAPLTPYASDKLAGEHYFDFYRRQHGLEPVIFRFFNIFGPRQDPSSPYSGVISIFSERAQKGLPITVFGDGEQTRDFLYVEDLVDVLVQAIDKPEVEVGAMNVGWNQAMNLKQMLQALQEVVGELPPVSYGPARSGDIRHSRANNARLLQRFKLPEPTPMRVGLARLLGK; this is encoded by the coding sequence ATGGCTGAAGGCCCTGTTTTAATCACCGGCGGCGCCGGTTTCATCGGCTCGCACCTGACTGACGCGTTGCTCGCCACCGGCCACTCGGTGCGGATTCTCGATGATCTGTCGACCGGCAAACGCGGCAACCTGCCGCTGGACAACCCGAAGGTCGAACTGATCGTCGGTGACGTCGCCGATGCCGCGCTGGTCGCGCAGGTCATGCAAGGCTGCAGCGCCGTCGCGCATCTGGCGGCGGTGGCCTCGGTGCAGGCGTCGGTGGACGATCCGGTGAAGACGCACCAGAGCAATTTCATCGGCACCCTGAATGTCTGCGAAGCCATGCGCCAGGCCGGGGTCAAGCGCGTGCTCTACGCCTCGAGCGCAGCGGTGTACGGCAACAACGGTGAAGGCGAGTCGATTGACGAAGAGACGCCAAAAGCCCCGCTGACGCCATATGCCTCGGACAAACTGGCCGGCGAGCACTACTTCGATTTCTACCGTCGTCAGCATGGTCTGGAGCCGGTGATCTTCCGCTTCTTCAACATCTTCGGCCCGCGCCAGGATCCGTCCTCGCCGTACTCCGGGGTCATCAGCATTTTCAGCGAGCGGGCACAGAAAGGCCTGCCGATCACCGTGTTCGGCGATGGCGAGCAGACCCGTGATTTCCTCTATGTCGAGGATCTGGTCGACGTGCTGGTGCAGGCAATCGACAAGCCTGAAGTGGAAGTGGGGGCGATGAACGTCGGCTGGAATCAGGCGATGAACCTCAAGCAGATGCTGCAAGCGCTGCAGGAAGTGGTCGGCGAACTGCCCCCGGTCAGCTACGGCCCGGCGCGCTCCGGCGACATCCGTCACTCGCGGGCGAATAACGCGCGTTTGCTGCAACGCTTCAAGCTGCCAGAGCCGACGCCGATGCGTGTGGGGCTGGCGCGGTTGCTCGGCAAGTAG
- a CDS encoding OmpW/AlkL family protein, which translates to MNKSLLSASLFALALAAPLAHAHEAGDIIVRAGAITVNPKADSSNVKVDQGPLSGTNLGGKATMSSDTQLGLNFAYMLTNNIGIELLAASPFEHDVKIKGTALPAANGKLGTLKHLPPTLSVVYYPLDAKSPFQPYIGGGINYTWIYDEHVGSEAQSNGFSNFKAKNSWGLAWQVGADYMLTDNIMLNAQVRYIDIDTRATVENNAVAPGTRAKVNVDVDPFVYMVGLGYKF; encoded by the coding sequence ATGAACAAGTCCTTGCTCAGCGCCTCGCTGTTTGCCCTCGCGCTCGCAGCCCCGCTCGCCCACGCTCACGAAGCCGGCGACATCATCGTTCGCGCCGGTGCGATCACCGTCAACCCGAAGGCCGACAGCTCCAATGTCAAGGTCGATCAGGGTCCGTTGAGCGGCACCAACCTGGGCGGCAAGGCGACCATGAGCAGCGACACCCAACTGGGTCTGAACTTCGCCTACATGCTGACCAACAACATCGGTATCGAGTTGCTGGCCGCCTCGCCGTTCGAGCATGACGTGAAAATCAAAGGCACTGCGCTGCCAGCCGCCAACGGCAAACTCGGCACCCTGAAACACCTGCCGCCCACCCTCAGCGTCGTGTACTACCCGCTGGATGCGAAATCGCCATTCCAGCCGTACATCGGCGGCGGCATCAACTACACCTGGATCTACGACGAGCACGTCGGCAGCGAAGCCCAGTCCAATGGCTTCAGCAACTTCAAGGCGAAAAACTCCTGGGGCCTGGCCTGGCAGGTCGGCGCCGACTACATGCTGACCGACAACATCATGCTCAACGCCCAGGTGCGCTACATCGACATCGATACTCGAGCCACCGTCGAGAACAACGCGGTGGCACCGGGCACCCGTGCCAAGGTCAATGTTGATGTCGATCCGTTTGTGTACATGGTGGGTCTGGGCTACAAGTTCTAA
- a CDS encoding ABC transporter permease — translation MYLFRLAMASLANRRFTALLTAFAIALSVCLLLAVERVRTEAKASFASTISGTDLIVGARSGSVNLLLYSVFRIGNATNNIRWDSFEHFASNPKVKWAIPMSLGDSHRGYRVMGTTEAYFEHYQYGRQQHLQLADGRAFATDPFEVVLGAEVAEALHYKLGDQLVLAHGVAAISLVKHDDKPFTVVGILKRTGTPVDRTLHISLGGMEAIHIDWHNGVPARGNGRITADQARNMDLTPQAITAFMLGLNSKISTFALQREINEYRGEPMLAILPGVALQELWSLMSTAEKALFVVSLFVVLTGLIGMLTAILTSLNERRREMAILRSVGARPWHIASLLVLEAFALALTGVIAGLALLYIGIAAAQGYVQANYGLYLPLAWPSEYEWTLLGGILAAALLMGSVPAWRAYRQSLADGLSIRL, via the coding sequence ATGTATCTGTTTCGTCTGGCCATGGCCAGCCTGGCCAACCGCCGCTTTACCGCCCTGCTCACCGCGTTCGCCATTGCCCTGTCGGTGTGCCTGTTGCTCGCCGTCGAGCGCGTACGCACCGAGGCCAAGGCCAGTTTCGCCAGCACCATCAGCGGCACCGACCTGATCGTCGGCGCCCGCTCCGGTTCGGTGAACCTGCTGCTGTACTCGGTGTTCCGCATCGGCAACGCCACCAACAACATCCGTTGGGACAGCTTCGAACATTTCGCCAGCAACCCGAAAGTGAAGTGGGCGATCCCGATGTCCCTCGGCGACTCCCATCGCGGCTACCGGGTGATGGGCACCACCGAAGCCTATTTCGAGCATTACCAGTACGGGCGCCAGCAGCATCTGCAACTGGCTGATGGCCGGGCATTTGCCACCGACCCGTTCGAAGTGGTGCTCGGCGCCGAAGTGGCCGAGGCGCTGCATTACAAGCTCGGCGACCAACTGGTGCTGGCCCACGGGGTGGCGGCGATCAGTCTGGTCAAACACGACGACAAACCGTTCACTGTGGTCGGCATTCTCAAGCGCACCGGCACGCCGGTAGACCGCACGTTGCACATCAGCCTCGGCGGCATGGAGGCGATTCACATCGACTGGCACAACGGCGTGCCGGCGCGGGGCAACGGGCGGATCACCGCAGATCAGGCGCGCAACATGGACCTGACGCCCCAGGCGATCACCGCGTTCATGCTCGGCCTCAACAGCAAGATTTCCACCTTCGCCCTGCAACGCGAGATCAACGAATACCGTGGCGAGCCAATGCTGGCGATCCTGCCGGGCGTGGCGTTGCAGGAGTTGTGGAGCCTGATGAGCACTGCGGAAAAAGCCTTGTTCGTGGTCTCGCTGTTCGTGGTGCTGACCGGGTTGATCGGCATGCTCACGGCGATTCTCACCAGCCTCAACGAGCGTCGCCGCGAGATGGCGATTCTGCGTTCGGTCGGTGCGCGGCCGTGGCACATCGCAAGCCTGCTGGTGCTGGAAGCTTTCGCGCTGGCGCTGACCGGAGTGATCGCAGGACTGGCCTTGCTGTACATCGGCATCGCCGCCGCGCAGGGTTATGTGCAGGCCAATTACGGTTTGTATCTGCCGCTGGCGTGGCCGAGCGAGTATGAATGGACGCTGCTCGGTGGCATTCTGGCTGCCGCGCTGCTGATGGGCAGCGTGCCGGCCTGGCGCGCGTATCGCCAATCCCTGGCCGATGGCCTGTCGATCCGTTTATGA
- a CDS encoding ABC transporter ATP-binding protein, whose product MTQALIELSDLGFNWPGHPPLLDIPAFRLEPGETLFLKGPSGSGKTTLLGLLGGVQKPGRGSIRLLGQELTELGAGARDRFRVDHTGYIFQQFNLLPFLSVRENVELPCHFSRLRAERAKQRHGSVDQAAATLLAHLGLKDESILGRRADSLSIGQQQRVAAARALIGQPELVIADEPTSALDYDARENFIRLLFAECREAGSSLLFVSHDQSLAPLFDRHLSLAELNRAATSAEV is encoded by the coding sequence ATGACCCAAGCACTCATCGAACTGTCCGACCTGGGCTTCAACTGGCCAGGTCACCCGCCGCTGCTGGACATCCCGGCGTTTCGCCTGGAACCGGGTGAAACCCTGTTCCTCAAGGGCCCCAGCGGCAGCGGCAAGACCACCCTGCTCGGCCTGCTGGGCGGGGTGCAGAAGCCCGGTCGCGGCAGCATTCGTCTACTCGGCCAGGAGCTGACCGAACTCGGTGCCGGCGCCCGCGACCGCTTTCGCGTCGATCACACCGGCTACATCTTCCAGCAGTTCAACCTGCTGCCGTTTCTTTCGGTACGCGAGAACGTCGAGTTGCCGTGCCACTTCTCCAGATTGCGTGCCGAGCGGGCGAAACAGCGTCACGGCAGCGTCGATCAGGCCGCCGCCACCCTGCTCGCCCACTTGGGCCTGAAAGATGAAAGCATCCTCGGTCGTCGCGCCGATTCGCTGTCGATCGGTCAGCAGCAACGGGTCGCCGCCGCTCGTGCCTTGATCGGCCAACCGGAACTGGTGATCGCCGACGAACCGACCTCGGCGCTGGATTACGACGCCCGGGAAAACTTCATTCGTCTGCTGTTCGCCGAATGCCGCGAAGCCGGCTCGAGCCTGTTGTTCGTCAGCCACGACCAGAGCCTGGCGCCGCTGTTCGACCGTCACCTGTCCCTGGCCGAGCTCAATCGCGCCGCCACGTCTGCCGAGGTCTGA
- a CDS encoding sugar nucleotide-binding protein, whose product MRMRLMLLGGGNALGQALIRLGAEEDIGFLAPRPPEDGWDAASLTQLLDDTRPDALINLAYYFDWFQAETVSESRLAGQERAIERLAELCQHHNIILVQPSSYRVFDGSRATAYSEKDEPVPLGLRGQALWRIEQSVRATCPQHVLLRFGWLLDDSPEGTLGRFLARAEQPDELLMADDRRGNPTPVDDAARVIISVLKQLDCAAPLWGTYHYAGHEATTPLALGQAILTEARSLHPLAIEAPTAQAHAARPDAAEEPQHAVLACKKILHTFGIKPRAWRAALPALLDRFYRHG is encoded by the coding sequence ATGCGAATGCGCCTTATGTTACTGGGCGGCGGAAATGCCCTTGGGCAGGCGCTGATTCGCCTCGGTGCGGAAGAAGACATCGGTTTCCTCGCCCCCCGCCCGCCAGAAGACGGCTGGGATGCCGCGAGCCTGACGCAACTGCTCGACGATACCCGTCCGGATGCGTTGATCAACCTCGCCTACTATTTCGACTGGTTCCAGGCCGAGACCGTCAGCGAAAGCCGTCTGGCCGGGCAGGAACGCGCCATCGAACGGCTGGCCGAGCTGTGCCAGCACCACAACATCATCCTCGTGCAGCCTTCCAGCTATCGGGTGTTCGACGGTTCGCGGGCGACTGCCTACAGCGAAAAGGACGAGCCGGTGCCGCTGGGCCTGCGCGGCCAGGCGCTGTGGCGCATCGAGCAAAGTGTTCGCGCCACTTGCCCGCAACACGTGTTGCTGCGCTTCGGCTGGCTGCTCGATGACAGTCCTGAAGGCACCCTCGGGCGCTTCCTCGCCCGCGCCGAACAACCGGACGAATTGCTCATGGCCGATGACCGCCGGGGCAATCCGACCCCGGTGGATGACGCGGCACGGGTGATCATTTCGGTGCTCAAGCAACTCGATTGCGCAGCGCCGCTGTGGGGCACTTACCATTACGCCGGCCACGAAGCGACCACGCCGCTGGCGCTCGGTCAGGCGATTCTGACCGAAGCGCGCAGCCTGCATCCGCTGGCAATCGAAGCACCGACCGCTCAGGCCCACGCCGCGCGGCCGGACGCCGCCGAGGAGCCGCAACACGCGGTACTCGCCTGCAAGAAAATTCTGCACACTTTCGGGATCAAGCCCCGCGCCTGGCGCGCCGCACTCCCGGCTTTACTGGATAGGTTTTATCGTCATGGCTGA